One window of Camelina sativa cultivar DH55 chromosome 4, Cs, whole genome shotgun sequence genomic DNA carries:
- the LOC104780305 gene encoding 60S acidic ribosomal protein P2-4-like — MKVAAAFLLAVLGGNANPSAQNIKDIIGAVGADVDGESIDLLLKEVSGKDIAELIASGREKLASVPSGGGCGAVAAAPSSGGAAAAPAAAEKKEAKKEEKEESDDDMGFSLFE; from the exons ATGAAGGTTGCTGCTGCTTTTCTCCTTGCTGTTTTGGGCGGAAACGCTAATCCTTCTGCTCAGAATATCAAAGATATCATCGGAGCTG TTGGTGCTGATGTTGATGGAGAGAGCATTGACCTTCTTTTGAAAGAAGTGAGTGGTAAGGACATTGCTGAGCTGATTGCTTCCGGTAGGGAGAAGTTGGCTTCTGTGCCATctggtggtggttgtggtgctgttgcagctgctccatcaagtggtggtgctgctgctgctcctgCAGCTgctgagaagaaagaagctaagaaggaagagaaagaggagtCTGATGAT GACATGGGATTCAGTCTCTTCGAGTAA
- the LOC104783762 gene encoding receptor like protein 30-like yields the protein MFGSRAKHLCRPDQRNALWEFKNEFYVEESLQYELWRNNTDCCYWDGISCDPKTGKVVLLDLKGSALNGPLRSNSSLFRLQHLHNLYLSYNYFSGTLPHSIGNLKYLRVLSLRECNLFGKIPSSLGNLSYLTDLDLSFNSFSGELPDSMSNLNRLRYLKIVSTKLSGNFPHVLLNWTELTSLDIRSNQFEGMLPCNMSTLTKLEDFEINENLFSGSIPSSLFMIPSLIQLDLGRNDFSGPLEIGNISFASKLKVLFLGENNFNGPIPGSISKLVNLSYLDLSLWNRGRGIVDFSIFLRLKSLTFLDLSYINTRSMVDTSVFSHLLMSLDYLDLSGINLKINSTLHISSSISTLSLSSCNIVEFPNGFGGSASVIQRSELQMLDISSNTFHDLPLLPNSTKFFFGSANQFSGEIPRAVCKLVSLDTLVLSNNNFSGSIPRCFKYFTRISVLHLQNNTLSGILAEGSISDYLRSLNVGHNKLSGDLPKSLVNCTELEFLNVENNRISDTFPFWLGSLPDLQILVLRSNEFYGPISSPGDSLSFPKLRLFDISDNRFTGVLPSDYFALWSAMSLVVDIVEYHTQIKYLKQLVIIDDMPSRYAERNAGNYHNSVTMTAKGLKMVLVGSGFTIFKTIDVPGIRYEGEVPESIGLLKELIVLNMSNNAFVGRIPPSLSNLTNLESLDLSQNKLSGRIPPELGTLTFLERMNFSYNRLEGAIPQGTQFQSQNSSSFAENPRLCGLLLQKTCSREEATKQDDDDEKEEDGIELDSSSYRLCTWCCVWCHHRPHSNFMYWFMRIFHSFT from the exons ATGTTTGGTTCTCGAGCTAAGCACTTGTGTCGTCCAGACCAGAGGAATGCTCTTTGGGAGTTCAAGAACGAGTTCTATGTCGAGGAGTCGTTGCAGTACGAGTTGTGGAGGAACAACACTGATTGCTGTTATTGGGACGGTATCTCTTGTGATCCTAAGACCGGTAAGGTGGTTCTGCTAGACCTCAAGGGCAGTGCTCTCAATGGCCCTTTGAGATCTAATAGTAGTTTGTTTAGACTACAACATCTTCACAACCTGTATCTTTCATACAATTATTTTTCGGGTACTCTACCACATTCCATCGGCAACCTCAAGTATTTGAGGGTTTTGAGCCTTCGTGAATGCAATCTCTTTGGAAAGATTCCTTCTTCACTTGGAAATCTTTCTTACCTCACTGatcttgatctttcttttaataGCTTCTCCGGGGAACTACCAGATTCGATGAGCAACCTAAACCGGCTAAgatatttgaaaattgtatcGACCAAGCTCAGTGGCAACTTTCCTCATGTGCTACTTAACTGGACCGAGCTCACCTCGCTCGACATTCGTTCTAACCAGTTCGAAGGTATGCTCCCATGTAACATGAGTACACTCACCAAACTGGAGGATTTTGAGATCAACGAAAATCTGTTTTCGGGATCAATTCCTTCATCTCTCTTCATGATACCTTCGTTGATCCAACTTGACCTAGGAAGAAACGACTTCAGTGGTCCTCTTGAGATTGGAAATATCTCTTTTGCATCTAAACTTAAAGTCTTATTCCTTGGAGAAAACAATTTCAATGGACCAATCCCGGGATCTATATCGAAACTAGTCAATCTTTCTTATCTTGACCTCTCTTTATGGAACAGAGGGAGGGGCATTGTCGATTTCAGTATCTTCTTGCGTCTCAAGTCACTTACGTTCCTTGACCTATCTTATATTAACACAAGAAGCATGGTTGACACGAGTGTTTTCTCACATCTTCTCATGTCACTTGATTATTTGGATCTTTCAGGGATTAATCTGAAGATCAATTCAACTCTGCATATTTCCTCATCCATATCCACCTTGAGTTTATCTTCCTGCAATATTGTTGAGTTTCCCAA TGGTTTTGGAGGATCAGCGAGTGTTATTCAAAGAAGTGAACTACAAATGCTTGATATAAGTTCAAACACATTCCATGATCTTCCTTTGTTACCAAACTCTACAAAGTTCTTTTTCGGCTCTGCTAATCAGTTTTCAGGAGAGATTCCTAGGGCAGTGTGCAAATTGGTTTCTCTTGACACACTTGTTTTatccaacaacaacttcagcGGTTCGATTCCACGGTGTTTTAAATACTTCACTCGTATTTCAGTCCTGCATCTTCAGAATAACACCCTTTCTGGTATTCTTGCAGAGGGATCTATCAGTGATTACTTGAGATCACTTAATGTTGGTCACAACAAGTTATCAGGAGATCTTCCCAAGTCTCTTGTCAATTGTACTGAACTCGAGTTTCtgaacgtggaaaacaacagaATCAGTGACACATTTCCATTCTGGTTGGGATCGTTGCCCGATTTACAGATTCTTGTCCTTCGTTCTAACGAATTCTATGGACCAATATCTTCTCCTGGAGATTCTTTGAGTTTCCCTAAGCTGCGACTCTTTGACATTTCAGATAACCGCTTCACTGGAGTCTTGCCATCAGATTACTTTGCGCTTTGGAGTGCAATGTCATTGGTCGTGGACATTGTAGAATATCATACGCAGATCAAGTATTTAAAACAGTTAGTCATTATCGATGATATGCCGAGTAGGTATGCGGAACGTAACGCTGGAAACTATCATAACTCAGTGACTATGACGGCCAAAGGattgaagatggttctagttgggAGTGGTTTCACAATCTTCAAAACCATCGATGTCCCTGGAATCAGATATGAAGGAGAGGTCCCTGAATCCATCGGTTTACTCAAGGAACTGATTGTGCTCAACATGTCAAACAACGCTTTCGTAGGCCGTATCCCACCATCTCTGTCGAACTTGACCAATCTTGAATCATTAGATCTATCTCAAAACAAATTATCCGGCAGAATCCCACCAGAACTAGGGACACTCACGTTTCTAGAGCGGATGAACTTCTCTTACAACAGGCTTGAAGGTGCAATACCACAAGGCACTCAGTTTCAAAGCCAGAATAGTTCTTCATTCGCAGAGAATCCCAGACTTTGCggtcttcttctccaaaaaacCTGCAGCAGAGAAGAAGCAACAAagcaagatgatgatgatgaaaaggaagaagacggTATTGAGCTGGACAGCAGCAGCTATAGGCTATGTACCTGGTGTTGTGTGTGGTGTCACCATAGGCCACATTCTAATTTCATGTACTGGTTCATGAGAATCTTTCACTCTTTTACTTAA
- the LOC104780306 gene encoding peptidyl-prolyl cis-trans isomerase CYP71-like: MEEESKNGGTASPIKELAVVAVPPPEVEEEEDAIVGPGPAPRGKRKRPLQFEQAYLDSLPSANMYEKSYMHRDVVTHVAVSAADFFISGSIDGHLKFWKKKGVGIEFAKHFRSHLGPIEGLAVSIDGLLCCTISNDHAVKIYDVVNYDMMAMIALPYIPGAVEWVYKQGDVKAKLAVSDRNSSFVHIYDPRSGSNEPIASREIHMNPIKVMKYNPVSDTMISGDTKGIIEYWSPATLQFPEDEVNFKLKSDTNLFEIAKCKTTISAIEVSPDGRQFSVTSPDRRIRVFWFITGKLRRVYDESLEVAQDLQRSDAPLYRLEAIDFGRRMAVEKDLEKTESAPQPNAVFDESSNFLIYATLLGIKIINLHTNTVARILGKVESNERYLRVALYQGDQGGKKVRKIPAAAANVNESKEPLSDPTILCCAFKKHRIYMFSRREPEEPEDASQGRDVFNEKPAADELMSASDIGNSSTTSLPENVIMHTSLGDIHMKLYPEECPKTVENFTTHCRNGYYDNHLFHRVIRGFMVQTGDPLGDGTGGQSIWGREFEDEFHKSLRHDRPFTLSMANAGPNTNGSQFFITTVATPWLDNKHTVFGRVVKGMDVVQALEKVKTDKNDRPYQDVKIVNVTVPK, encoded by the exons ATGGAGGAAGAATCGAAGAACGGTGGAACCGCGAGTCCGATTAAAGAATTGGCGGTGGTTGCGGTGCCGCCGCCTgaagtggaggaggaggaggatgcgATAGTCGGACCTGGACCTGCTCCACGAGGAAAACGCAAACGTCCGCTTCAGTTCGAGCAAGCTTATCTTGATTCGCTTCCTTCTGCTAATAT GTATGAGAAAAGTTATATGCATCGAGATGTAGTTACGCATGTTGCTGTTTCAGCAGCTGATTTCTTCATAAGTGGAAGCATAGATG GTCACTTgaaattttggaagaaaaaggGAGTTGGTATCGAGTTTGCTAAGCATTTCCGTTCCCATCTCGGTCCTATTGAAGGTCTAGCG GTTAGCATTGATGGTTTGCTTTGCTGTACAATCTCAAATGATCATGCtgttaaaatatatgatgttgtCAACTACGACATGATGGCTATGATCGCTTTGCCATATATCCCTGGTGCTGTTGAGTGGGTCTACAAACAAGGGGATGTCAAAGCCAAACTTGCTGTTAGTGACCGAAACTCATCGTTTGTGCACATTTATGATCCCCGTTCTGGTTCCAACGAACCCATTGCTTCAAGAGAG ATACATATGAATCCAATTAAAGTCATGAAGTACAATCCTGTTTCGGACACAATGATCTCTGGTGACACAAAAGGAATTATTGAATACTGGAGTCCAGCGACATTGCAGTTTCCGGAGGATGA GGTAAACTTTAAACTGAAGAGTGATACAAATCTCTTTGAGATTGCAAAGTGCAAAACAACAATCTCTGCAATTGAG GTGAGTCCAGATGGTAGACAGTTTTCTGTTACATCTCCTGATCGTAGGATTCGCGTGTTCTGGTTTATAACTGGTAAACTGAGGCGGGTATATGATGAGTCACTTGAG GTGGCCCAAGATCTGCAGAGGAGTGATGCTCCATTATACAGGCTTGAAGCAATTGACTTTGGTAGAAGAATGGCAGTTGAGAAGGACCTTGAAAAAACCGAGAGCGCTCCGCAGCCCAATGCTGTTTTTGATGAAAGCTCTAATTTCCTTATATACGCCACTCTTCTTGGAATAAAA ATAATAAATTTACACACCAACACAGTGGCAAGGATCCTTGGAAAGGTGGAGAGTAATGAAAGGTATCTGAGAGTTGCATTATATCAAGGTGATCAAGGAGGCAAGAAAGTTAGGAAGATTCCAGCAGCTGCGGCAAATGTAAATGAAAGCAAGGAGCCTTTATCTGATCCGACTATCTTATGCTGTGCCTTCAAGAAACACAGGATCTATATGTTCAG TCGGAGAGAGCCAGAAGAACCTGAAGATGCAAGCCAAGGGAGAGATGTGTTCAACGAGAAGCCTGCTGCTGATGAACTTATGTCTGCCTCAGATATTGGAAACTCATCCACAACATCTCTTCCAGAGAACGTG ATCATGCATACTTCGCTGGGTGACATTCATATGAAGCTTTACCCAGAAGAATGTCCCAAAACTGTGGAGAATTTCACAACACACTGTCGAAATGGCTATTACGATAACCACCTTTTCCACCGGGTTATCAGAGGATTTATGGTTCAGACTGGAGATCCTCTTGGTGATGGTACTGGAGGACAGTCAATTTGGGGCAGAGAATTTGAGGATGAGTTTCACAAAAG TCTACGGCATGACAGGCCGTTCACATTGTCTATGGCAAATGCTGGGCCAAACACAAATGGGTCTCAATTCTTTATCACAACGGTGGCTACACCGTGGCTAGACAATAAGCACACTGTTTTTGGAAGAGTTGTGAAGGGAATGGATGTCGTTCAG GCTTTAGAGAAAGTGAAGACTGACAAGAACGATAGGCCTTACCAAGATGTTAAGATAGTTAATGTCACTGTTCCGAAATAA
- the LOC109132671 gene encoding uncharacterized protein LOC109132671 — protein sequence MRKEVDALEITKTWVLTHLPPGKHVIGSQWVFRIKYRADGNIERYKARLVALGNKQIEGVDYKDTFSPVIKMTTVRAFLGVASVRGWELHQMDVHNAFLHGDLDEEVYMTPPPGFRTDDKTLVCRLKKSLVCRREGLFLSQRKHALDIISEAGLLGSKPADSPMEQQHNLAMSKSALLADPQRYRRLVGRLIYLAATRPDLAYSVHILTQFMQQPRVDHWTAALRVVHYLKGNAGQGIFLNSDCDLKLHGWCDSDYAGCRLTRCSLSGWFITLGTSPIS from the coding sequence ATGCGTAAGGAGGTCGATGCTCTTGAGATTACTAAAACATGGGTTTTAACGCATTTGCCTCCTGGGAAGCATGTCATCGGCAGTCAATGGGTCTTCCGAATTAAATATCGTGCTGATGGCAATATCGAAAGATACAAAGCCCGCTTAGTAGCACTTGGGAATAAGCAGATTGAAGGAGTAGATTACAAGGACACCTTTTCTCCAGTTATTAAAATGACTACTGTTCGTGCGTTTCTCGGTGTTGCTTCGGTTCGAGGTTGGGAGTTACATCAGATGGATGTACATAACGCCTTTTTACATGGCGATCTTGACGAAGAGGTGTATATGACACCGCCACCTGGTTTCCGCACTGATGACAAGACTCTTGTTTGTCGGCTTAAGAAATCTCTTGTTTGTCGACGAGAAGGACTCTTTCTTAGTCAAAGAAAGCACGCTCTGGATATTATAAGTGAAGCTGGCTTACTTGGATCCAAACCAGCTGACTCTCCAATGGAACAACAACATAATCTGGCCATGAGCAAGAGTGCTCTCTTAGCTGATCCTCAACGCTATAGACGTCTTGTTGGGAGGTTAATATATCTTGCAGCGACTCGTCCGGACCTTGCTTATAGTGTCCACATTCTCACACAGTTTATGCAACAACCACGTGTTGATCACTGGACAGCTGCGTTGCGGGTCGTTCACTACTTGAAAGGAAATGCTGGGCAAGGTATTTTCTTAAACTCGGACTGTGATTTAAAACTCCATGGGTGGTGTGACTCTGATTACGCGGGGTGTCGTCTGACTCGATGTTCTCTTAGTGGTTGGTTTATCACTCTCGGCACCTCTCCCATCTCATGa